One part of the Mytilus trossulus isolate FHL-02 chromosome 11, PNRI_Mtr1.1.1.hap1, whole genome shotgun sequence genome encodes these proteins:
- the LOC134690411 gene encoding uncharacterized protein LOC134690411 — protein sequence MTVIDIDDETPKFIDMSSDCTRKCKDCFVKSFIGNVSYENKGDVTVNPQMIAEDIEIVNKSVILYYIRGVYPESFSSLFSIDLNNGSLSLIESFQNATNDTIKDDFSVVLYIQAISNRTLLGTMNVTLNLTVVVPPEITTFQASTMEETTTEEETTTIEQTTVWQTSTEPTSPEVKTTHAPTTEPIMSGSKTNDDDLIVIIVPIVAAVLVILLIIVIFANRRAAAAKRNRYIMEKKSHDINGIETH from the exons ATGACAGTAATAGATATAGACGATGAAACACCAAAGTTTATAGATATGTCATCAGATTGTACCAGGAAATGTAAAGACTGTTTCGTTAAATCTTTCATTGGCAATGTTTCGTATGAAAACAAG ggggaTGTGACAGTTAATCCACAAATGATTGCTGAGGACATAGAAATTGTCAACAAATCTGTAATACTGTACTATATCAGAGGAG tttatccCGAATCATTCAGCAGTTTGTTTTCAATAGATTTAAACAATGGTTCTCTAAGCTTAATAGAATCATTCCAAAACGCAACAAATGATACTATTAAAGATGATTTCAGTGTTGTGTTGTACATTCAG GCTATTAGTAACAGAACATTACTTGGTACTATGAATGTTACATTAAATCTGACAGTTGTTGTTCCACCAGAGATTACAACATTTCAAGCATCAACAATGGAGGAGACAACAACGGAAGAAGAAACAACAAcaatagagcaaacaacagtgTGGCAGACATCAACTGAACCTACTTCACCGGAAGTTAAAACTACGCATGCTCCTACTACAGAACCAATAATGTCCGGCAGTAAAACAAATGATGATGATTTAATAGTCATTATTGTTCCGATTGTTGCTGCTGTGTTGGTTATACTACTAATTATAGTGATATTTGCAAACAGAAGAGCTGCAGCCGCAAAGAGAAACAGATATATAATGGAGAAAAAAAGCCATGATATAAACGGCATAGAAACACATTGA